In the Corythoichthys intestinalis isolate RoL2023-P3 chromosome 18, ASM3026506v1, whole genome shotgun sequence genome, gacagttcagaccgccagtcacgttctgaaaaaatgtggccaagATCGGACTTGAACCACAcacgaaagtgactcagatcggatttaaaatggtccacttctatgcgacttatcccgttcagaccgtcaagttaatacctgactcaagtcggaaaaacatgaagaaatcgaccttaagacctgtagtatgaacctatagTCCGAAATATACGGTAATCAGGTGGAAATACTTTTAATTAACATTCTAAGAATTCATAATAGCCCTTATCTAACAATAATTAATACTCGTGCTTAAATTTGGAAAGGAGCCATTTAATCAGGTGGAAATACTTtccatgatttttaaaaatgttcatcCAACATGTTAGTTTATAGTTTGtcttgtgtcttgcaggtttcagaaAGTATCTTGGTCTTGAGCGGCAGGATCTGGAGTCTCCTGGCATTAAAGAGGAAGTTGAGTACCCGCAAATGAAAAAGGAAGAGCCAGACAACCCTCAACGGCAAGAGAGAGATGAGCAACTTCCAATTAAAAGGGAAGAGATGGAGCTTACGCTAGATGTACAGCCAAAAGTTAAAGAGGAAAATGATATCACCAGGCCAACTGATGAGCCTTTGAAGAGTGAAGAGGGCCTGAGTGAGACCAGCAGAAGAGCAGGGCCTCCAAACGGCAGCAGCAGCTTAACAGAAGGATTGCAAGTGGACAGTTTCACCGCTCCACTATCAGATAGCGAAGACGCCATGTCAGACAGTGATGATGAAAGTCATAAGAACAGTGACGACACACGCAAATGCTCTCGGTGTGTGAAAACCTTTATTAATAAGTATAGTTGTCGTAGGCATATGATgagccacactggagaaaaacctttttgctGCGCAGTTTGTGGCCAAAGAttctctgaaaagggaaacctaaacaaacacacaaggacccacactggagaaaaacctttttcctgcccaGTTTGTGGCAAAAGATTCTCTTCAAAAACAGACAtaacaaaacacacaagaacccacactggagagaaacctttttcctgctcagtttgtggccaaaGATTCTCACAAAAGGGAAGCCTAAAACGACACACAATaaaccacactggagaaaaaccttttgcctgctcagtttgtggccaaaGATTCAGTCGCAAGAGTCACTTAAAAACACATGCCGTAACCCACACGGGTGAAAaatctttttcctgctcagtttgtggtcaaggattcactcaAAAGAAAGGATTAAAAACacacgaaagaacccacactggtgaaaaacctttcgtCTGTGCagcttgtggtcaaagattcactcaaAAGGAACATttgaaaatacacacaagaacccacactggcgaaaaacctttttcctgctcagtttgtggtcaaagattcactcaaAAGGAACActtgaaaatacacacaagaacccacacgggagaaaaaactttttcctgctcagtttgtggccaaaGATTCAGTCACAAGGGCTacttaaaaatacactcaagaatccacaccggagaaaaacctttttcctgtttaatttgtggtcaaagattcagtcgaATGGAACActtgaaaatacacacaagaatccacactggagaaaagcctttttcctgcgcagtttgtggtcaaagattccctcgaaagcaaaacttacaaagtcacgaaagaacccacactggtgaaaagcctttttcctgctcagcttGTGGTCAGAGATTCTCTTCAAAaggaaaactaacaagacacacaagaacccacactggagaattACCTTTTCCATCTCAACTTGTGGTCAAATATTCTCTCTAAGGAAAACCTTAATACCACACATAAGAATCCAAACTAGTGAAAAAAACGATGCTGTATTCTGTAGACCTTCCTCAAATCCTGTTGAGGATTATCAGTTTTGGtgctctacatgtgttttgttggTTCCTTATGTAAACTATTTTGAAAAGAACTGGCTCATTTGATatggaatgaatgaatatgaATTTAGATGAAGTTAGATCGCGTGATCCTTGGCCACGATGATCTGGcaaaaatactttattttttctcctcatATTGTTCAATCCTGATTCATTTCACAATGTTGTGTACTTTTATGAACTGTTACTGCTAATTGTAAAGA is a window encoding:
- the LOC130906331 gene encoding gastrula zinc finger protein XlCGF57.1-like isoform X1, whose protein sequence is MSDVSQVHRPERQESARMEEEEVEESPYIMKVVEEFVHIKEEQEEHFITVENPNIEEQQRPHPFKEEDPPYVKVEVVDIPKWSGEPVKGEYGGPSEASRGAETPSGSSSSSKEGFQADNLTARPSESDDFTSYSVFCFRKYLGLERQDLESPGIKEEVEYPQMKKEEPDNPQRQERDEQLPIKREEMELTLDVQPKVKEENDITRPTDEPLKSEEGLSETSRRAGPPNGSSSLTEGLQVDSFTAPLSDSEDAMSDSDDESHKNSDDTRKCSRCVKTFINKYSCRRHMMSHTGEKPFCCAVCGQRFSEKGNLNKHTRTHTGEKPFSCPVCGKRFSSKTDITKHTRTHTGEKPFSCSVCGQRFSQKGSLKRHTINHTGEKPFACSVCGQRFSRKSHLKTHAVTHTGEKSFSCSVCGQGFTQKKGLKTHERTHTGEKPFVCAACGQRFTQKEHLKIHTRTHTGEKPFSCSVCGQRFTQKEHLKIHTRTHTGEKTFSCSVCGQRFSHKGYLKIHSRIHTGEKPFSCLICGQRFSRMEHLKIHTRIHTGEKPFSCAVCGQRFPRKQNLQSHERTHTGEKPFSCSACGQRFSSKGKLTRHTRTHTGELPFPSQLVVKYSL
- the LOC130906331 gene encoding gastrula zinc finger protein XlCGF57.1-like isoform X2, whose amino-acid sequence is MEEEEVEESPYIMKVVEEFVHIKEEQEEHFITVENPNIEEQQRPHPFKEEDPPYVKVEVVDIPKWSGEPVKGEYGGPSEASRGAETPSGSSSSSKEGFQADNLTARPSESDDFTSYSVFCFRKYLGLERQDLESPGIKEEVEYPQMKKEEPDNPQRQERDEQLPIKREEMELTLDVQPKVKEENDITRPTDEPLKSEEGLSETSRRAGPPNGSSSLTEGLQVDSFTAPLSDSEDAMSDSDDESHKNSDDTRKCSRCVKTFINKYSCRRHMMSHTGEKPFCCAVCGQRFSEKGNLNKHTRTHTGEKPFSCPVCGKRFSSKTDITKHTRTHTGEKPFSCSVCGQRFSQKGSLKRHTINHTGEKPFACSVCGQRFSRKSHLKTHAVTHTGEKSFSCSVCGQGFTQKKGLKTHERTHTGEKPFVCAACGQRFTQKEHLKIHTRTHTGEKPFSCSVCGQRFTQKEHLKIHTRTHTGEKTFSCSVCGQRFSHKGYLKIHSRIHTGEKPFSCLICGQRFSRMEHLKIHTRIHTGEKPFSCAVCGQRFPRKQNLQSHERTHTGEKPFSCSACGQRFSSKGKLTRHTRTHTGELPFPSQLVVKYSL